The stretch of DNA agaaggaaaaactcATGGGTCAAGACAAAGACAGAGTTCATTTACTGATAATCATCATGGCAAAACAGGCTCCACTTGGGGCACATTAATTAGTTAATTTGCTTCCAGGTAAGATAGATTTAGATGGtgagaaacaaagacaaaattaaaacagCACCTTTGCTGCAACCCTTTTCCAGTACTGCATTTCAGTCCTTCACTCCTTGCTCCCCAACTTGCCTGTCCCTGATGGATGCAAGGGGGTGGAGAATGGGGATTTGTGATTAGTCCAcaacagctcctctctgctgttccttcctcctcacactTTTCCTGTGCTCCAGAGTGGTCCACTCTATGGGCTACAGTGTGGGTATGTGTGCTCCACTGTGATCCTTCATGGGCTACAGGGAATCTTTGCACAGTGCCTGGAGCTTGTCCTTACTGTCCTTCTCTGACCTTGCTGTTCACATTAGTTTtgcacacaattttttttttaaccccttGCTGTTCTCTCTGTGTGGTactgttttctgtatttcttaaaTACTTTTCCCAGGTGTGCCACCAGCTTGGCTGATGGGTTCACCCATGTCCTGTGGCATGTTTTTGGAGCTGGCTGTGTCTGGTGAGGTACAGCTCCTGGCCTCTCCTCACAGAGGTCACctctggagcccctctgctgccagcaaCCTGACACATACACCCTGTACATGTGCTCAGTTGGTAATGCAGTTGAATTAGATCAtaccaaatacaaaaaaaaaccccaaaaaacaaacaaaaaaaagggcaaGCTGTTGTGGATTTCTTTCAATTGGGGtgcctttttaattttacaagTAATActtctttttggccattttgggACTATTCCTGTAGTGTTGCATTGCATCCTATTGTTCCTTTTGTAAATGGCCAGGGTTACCAAAAAGTTTGGGAACTGGCTGTTTGGAGACCTTCTCCTGTAGCACCTGTGGAAGAAACTTGTCAAGGGAtgtgcagatttttttcatttgtactGGTGGAAGATGCTTTTATCCACAGCCAGTGCCAGCTGTTTCATGGTTTCTATTGGAAGTTCCTGTCCTCTGCTGGATGGCAGCAGAGTTTTTATATTGTCAATCAGCATTTTTCAGATTAAAGACCTGGTTAAAAAGACCTAGTTCACTTTTCCGAAGTTGCATTGAGAATGCTGTCAGGCTGTGCTTTCTCTGTAGATTTGCAGAATGGTAATTTCTGGCAAGGTGGCAGCAATAAACACTCATACTTGAGCTGTAATTCCTGTTGCAGATTAAGTCCACATCCATCATCTGCATTCCCTGATCTGTTCAGAATAAAGGTAGGGTTAGTTGAACCTACAGGTAAGGATAGACACTGCCTACACTTTCTCACTGTCTGACATAGATTAGAGAGAACTTGTACCTTGTCTTGGCCTGACAAAGTTGTAGTAGTGTAATGTCTGTCATAGTAGGTGATGTGAAAGGAAAATTGCTTGACTACTGCTTAGAGAATTGAACTGGTAAATGTGCTACTGAAAATATGAGGAAAGAATCATTCCCCTGAGACTTTGTATAATGGTGTGGTATTGTGCCATTTCAGATACTTAATAGCTTTAAGACCTGCAGTGTTTTCTCTTTATGTAAGAGGCCATTATTaatgttttgtgttttgaagtttcagaataattttatcACAGATATGTCAGCCTCTGAATGCTATTATCTCTCTTTTTAAGGTACTAGCATAAAGTTGCTAGTCATAAGGATGCTTTTCTGTAGTCTTAGTGCTATTAAAGGTGCTTAGATAACTGTTATGGATATGTGGAGTCTTTGGTGTATAAGACTTTTATAGATGGGTGAAGACTTTTAATTTAGTAGTTTGCCATCTGTTACTGATATTAGCCTAGTTGGTAGTTAAGCTTCTTCCTTTGGAATGAGGAGGAAGGCTCTGCATTTCCTTTTTAGGTTAGTTACAGAACAGTAATCTGTTACGCTGGTATCCCGCTGTGGTTAACACTGCAATCCCAGCTCTTTGAACCAGCCCTTTCAGCAAAAGGAATCTTCTCCCATCCTTCTGAGAGCATGTGTTTGCCCCCTGTTTTATTGGCACAACTGTTTGCATGGAACATCTGGTGCACTGTATCAGGGACTCTTCTCTCCTGAAtgactttttccctttcttttcttccagattGGGCACTTGCTGTGTTAGACCATGAGGTCAAGAGACAGCTGAACAGGCAAAAGTGAAAGTGCATAATGGGCTGACCTGCAAAGGCCCCAcaaatttggttttttctttcctttctgcagtggCTGATCATTTATCACCTTACAATATTCAGACCCTGTAAGGTGGTGTGATTTCTCTAAACTGCCTTTGTTCTAATGGATTTTACAAAGCTCACTAGGTGATTTCATAGCTGGTATTAAAGGATAATGTGGACCAGAAGACCATTCTGTAAAATAGTGTGTTCCTTCAATTGTAACACTCGCTGAGACCACAGTGTTAGTGGACTAATAAGcagcatgttttatttattgaagTAATCTGCATAGCAGTAATACTGATTGTGAAATAAGAAAACTGGAGTATCAGGAAAATGAGATGCAGGTAGCTGAATTACTAAGCGAAGCACATTTGTCGAGAGATATGGAGCTTGGATTTCTTCTCTGAGCCAGTTTGTGCTGACTTCACAGGCAAGCTTCTCTTAAATTCTAGTGGCATTCACACAGTAGCTTTAAAGGTCACATATTTTATGGGTGCTCAATATTGATTTGTTCCTAACTGTTTTAGCCACGTTGTTTGGCAGGCAGTATAAAATTTGTGGTGGTTAACTATTGCCATAGCACAGGGAACAGAATTGCACTGTTTTTTCAAGCGAAAAATAGTTCTCCTTTCTAAAAAGCAATgaagaagcttttaaaattgtCTAATTTCATgccagaatttcttccttcagtACTGTAGTGGTCTCTGTCAGACAGAGAAGCTCTACAGTTCAGCTGCAGTGGCTCTGCTAGGTAGGAGATgacctttggggtttttttgcaagtaCTTGCATAGGTGAGTCTTCTGATTCTGGTATttgctgcttttgtattttggcagTATCTATTTGTAGTTATTTGGTCCTGCCTTAGTCTGTTGATAGCAAGCAAGATTCTGAAGtaactttttgtttttcaaaaggGTAGCACACAGAAATCTTTTTACTGTTTAGACTAAGGCCTTGACAGCTTGAGGTTTTTGTAAACACTTCTGTAAGactgaaagtaatttaaatagTTTATTTCTAATGGATTCCTCCTTTGTATGCTTGCTCATACCTCCATGTTCGTTAGCAGTTGATTTTCCTGTATGTCTGTATGGAAGCATCTTCTGGGCTGTTCAGTTTACTTCCATAAAGAAGTGCTCTGTCTTACTCTGTGTGTATGAACAAGGAGAATCCTGGTGGTTATATCAGCTTTTCAGtaacatttttccccctttgatTGAAAGCAGAATAACCAAGCAATAGCTCAAAGAATGAATGAAACCTACTCTCCTGCAGATCCATCTCTCCTCATTGTGTGGCTTCTCCTAGTCTTGGCAACCTTCAAAGCTCTCACCCCTGCCTCCTGCTCAGCTGGTCTCTTCTAAAGATCACGATGCTCTCTCCTCCTGAGGCTTCCTATCCTCACATGTTACTGTAAAAACAGGTTGAGGGTTTCTTCCCCCTCAGGTATAATTAGTTTGCAATGTAATGTCTTCATAGAAGAATAGCTGTGCAGAATGTCAGCTACACCATCTGTCCCATCAGTATCATCTGTCACTCTGCTTCAGGCCACCTGTGTTAATAAGGAAAGCTTTGCTTTGGCTTGTCAAAACACCTTCAACACTTCTGTGTTTTCTAACcacttaattaaaaataaaagagggaaGACATAAAAAGGGGGGAGGCATAACCAGTTGTGATTGTcagatgtggttttttttcaagtatgGGCTGGCATGTATCTTTTTGGgtttgttaatttattttagtCAATGGAAATAGTTACATAACTTGGAAAAAGTGGAGTAAATACAAGAGTGAGAAGAAATCTCAATCTAAAAACATTGCAGAGTATGACACATAATTGCCTATGGCAGCATGGGAAACTTCACTGAAAGCTCTAGAGCTTTCAAAATATGTGCTGGAATATCTTCTGTGAAACTATGCTAGAGGAGAGCTAATAAAAACCACTACATAATACAGTTCTGGAACTTGATGGGAGTCTGTCTTCTTGTTGGAGACAAAATTAACTGTTCTATTGTAAAAACATTTATTGtgagcagcagaactgcaaagCCCAGTTAACTCTgaattatttgtcttttttagCATATCTTATTTGTGTGTTTCAGCTCTTTTTATCCTTATTGTCAGAGTTTTTTGCTGGGCAAGGGTGTTATATGCTTGGTTGGAATAAACTGGCCAAACAGCAGTAGTAGTGTTGGAGCTGTTCATGTCTTCCTCTCCAGTAGCACTGAGCTTGGTTATCCTTAACTACTGACAGCTTACAAAAGGTACAGAACAGTTGAAATTGGACAAAGGGTTTAAAGgcagttttggggaaaaagggggaagtAACAGAGTGCATAAAACTCACTTCCTTAGTTAAAAAAGTGTAAGAAAGTCTGCCTAAAAAAACCATAGGAAATCAAGTATTGCGTGTGTTCAATTGTCCTGATGAGTTAATAAAGGTGGTAAGTTAAaagtttaattaaaagaaattaaacattcatttatttatttaaatgtgttGGGGAGACTTATTTTCATTGGGTAGCCATCCTCTGGGAATTAGAGAATAAGATCAATGTGTAGTTCAACATTTCCTTATTTTGTCCATATCTCATCATTCCCTTGAGTGTGATGTACTGGGTGCAGGTAGTTattttttgcagtatttttttctgtttgttttttggtttggttttgtttgtttgttttgtttttttaattggtaATGTACACTTAAAAGAATTGAAATCTATCAACAGCTAAGCTTCCTGACCAGCTGCATAGCATTGCTTGTATACTCAcaattttttctctcaaataTCACTTAGTTTTGCAAATTTTATGGcaaatcaaatttattttagtATTAGCATGTCTGCAGCTGTCCATCCTACCCTAAAATGTGGAAATCAAGTCCCTATAATCACTTTAGAATAGGGCCTAGTTGTATGTTGAAGCATTTTATATGCTTAGACCTTACATTGTAACTTTTTGATTAATTTCTccctttctgttccttttccatGGTGTCCCCCCAAATATATTAAAGATACTATTGTTAAAGTCTTCATAATTGCAGGACAATACCCTTACTCACTGTCAGAATTTAGGAGGTGTTGATATATTCAAGTACAAGCGTTGCACATTTGCTCAATAAACGTCATCTGTGTTCCCCGCAGCCTAACAAGCTCGTCTGTGTTTTACAGTTCTAAAAAGTTGTCTTTTCTGAAGCTTTTGCACAAAGGCAGCCATGTGTGTTCATGGGATCACGGCCTTTTGTTTCGAGTGTTTTGGAGAAGTTTAGCCTGGTGCttgctctctgctgcagcagagcctggcatgTGTGAAAGATGAGTTTCAACCAGTTCCCTCACAGGTGTTCATCctcatttctgtttgaaaacGGCTTCAGTGACACCGATAGTGgtggagctctgtgcacagtGCAGGAAGCAAGGTGTGCCTCTTCGGAATTTTCATCTAATATTAATGTTCCCCAAGGGGCCCCTGTGGGCTCAGAGCAGACACAGTACTCGAGTGGTTGTGTGCAGCACAAACGCTCTTCTTGGCCCCCCCTTTTTCTAGGGTGTTTTATAGCAAGGTCACCACAGTCACAGAATGTGGAGGTATGAAGGGCTTTCTGAGCAGGGTGACATGCTCGCAGTGGTACAGCCCCCTAGGTATTATGGGGTGCCTGCACggaaagaattgtttttctcatATATGGGCTCTCCTGTTGTTTACTGACAAGTGGTTTTTAGTGGCAGAATGTGTAGCTTAcagccaggcactgctcccTCAGATCTGCTGGCAGGTAGAAGTGCTGATGCTGctgccagagagctgctgatTCTGGGTTATTTTAAGCCAGGATTGGCTCCCCAGTGTGGTTACAGTCAGCATCCTGGCATAACTAGGGATGCAGTCTGAGGACTGGGGTGActgagggggagctggggactGCTGAGATCAGCCCAGCTATTAAAATGTGTCATccttaatattaaaaaatagtcTTTGAGTGTGCCCATCAGAACCAAAGCCACGGTTTCCTTACAAGCACATCTCTGGCAAAGTCCAGCTGtgaaaaagcttaaaaattgGTCTTATCCATAAGTTCcttatttttaagttttcagtTGGCTCACATTAGTTTATATTTAGCATAAGACACTTCCTCTGCCAGAGCTGTCAAACAGTGTATGGTCTTTCAACAGGCAGGAACCCAAATTGTCTCATTTATCTGGGGCAGCACTCATACTGACAGCCTGCTGAAAAAAACTGAGAATGGTTTATGTAATTACAGGGATAGTCTGTAGTTTCTTACTGACTTTTCATACCACTGAATGTAAACTATCAGAATTTATAACTGCTTTTCTACACATACAGTACAAGTAAATAGCCAGCAGAACACAAATGAGTAAGTTATAAAATTGTGTgtataatataaatatactCACAGAAGTAAATGCAGACAGCTCTAAGAAGCTTGGGAGACCTTCCAGTGAGGGGTGTAAGTGGCATCTAATGTCTATGCAGATAAGTAGACAATATGTAGTTGCAACAAGAAAGCACATCAGATATATTTAGTTTTAGGTTTGCAAATATACATAGTAATAAATTCTATAATATAATTTGTTAGACCTTGACAATTCAGAGATGAGTAATTGGATTTTGGAATTAATTACCATGACTTTACTTCTTTATGTATTGATCAGTTTTTGTAAAATGAGGTGTTATTTAACTGCATCAAGACAGCCATATCACTTAAATGCTGTGTACACTTATTCTGCAAGAGTAATGCTGCTAGGTTTGAAGAATTTATTTAGCTAAGTGGAGGTAATCTGTGTGCTTTGTGCTTGTATAGAGACTTACTGTACTGGAGAGAGGCTGGCCATAAGGGTGTGCATACTGACAGCACAAGAGAAATGGCTCCAAACTGAGAGTGGGTTTCGATATGatgttaagaagaaattctttactgtgagggtggtgaggtagTGGAACAGGTTGTgcagagaaattgtggatgccccatccttggaagtgctgTTGTAGACATGTGGAATAAATATGctataaaactgaaataataaaataatgataTACCTACAAGTTGACATCTTCTATCAGTAGAAACaggataatttttctttgtgaaagCCAACACAGAAGGGTGGTGAAAAAATGAAGTGTACACAGTAAAAGCACTCACTCTtagaaggaaagaggaaatgggACTAAAATTGCATGAGGAACTGAGGCTTTAGCAGGAGATTTTTGTCCCTGCCTAGTGTCCTTTTGCCCATTTTAGCCTTGGGATCTTTTTTATGAAAACCAGAATGGTGCACATAGGACTTGTGAagacaggcagcagagcaagggAAGATGTACCTGACTTGGTCTGTCTGCTCAGTGCATTAGCAGGATGGGCAGCTCTTAGCTATGGTCACAGCTTGGTGCCTGAAGTAGGATTGGCAGAAGAATTGAGCAACAAAGGTCAATGTAGAAGACTGGCCTTCCCTAATTCTACTGTTTGCTGAACATCTTGACTGCCTTCTACTGTCTGTTAGGGTGACTTTGAACATGGCTGAAATTGCTCACACCAAAGCTATTTATGCGTCTGTATGtctaaatatataaaacatcCTTAAATACACCTTTAGTGTTGCAGAAGCTGGATCTGATTCCAGTGCAAATGTTCAGCTTAATAAACCAGTCCACTCTTGTTAAGAGTAAACCTTGAACACCTTCTGTGGGTGATTAATCCCGTTGGCTTTTCACTTATGGGAGTTTTTATTTAAGATAGAATGGGAAATACATTTGGTGTTTTAATTGTGGTATTCTTTAAAGTGCTTTTAAGTATATTgagaaaaacacagcagcttGGCAATAGTTCAatcaaaaattaagaaaattgaGGCAGCTGAGTTATCTATTACTGTGTGTTACAGAAACACACTGCTGATGAGGATCTAAGAGGAGATGGGTACCAGTTCCTACAGCCTCATCTCCTTTCTGCACATGATGTTCTTTGACTTTAAGGAATTTAACACAGTGTCTGTGAATATAGGCTAAATGAATGCTTGTTGCTTTTGAAATGGTTGGTACAAgtcatgtttattttaaatgggttttatttgtttcattgCCTCCTTTTCTTCTAGGAAACCCAGCGCTTGCTGGCAGAGCCAGTCcctgggataaaagcagagcCAGATGAAAGCAACGCACGCTATTTTCATGTGGTCATCGCAGGTCCACAGGATTCCCCCTTTGAGGGTGGGACATTTAAACTTGAACTATTCCTTCCAGAAGAATATCCAATGGCAGCTCCTAAAGTACGTTTCATGACCAAAATTTACCATCCTAATGTAGACAAGCTGGGAAGAATATGTTTAGATATTTTGAAAGGTAAGTGGGactatgttttctttcttcttatcATATTAAATACAGATGTTTGTAAGTTGACCCTAAAAAGAGTTTTCTTGTGTTTAAAGAATATCTTGCTTCTTCTTTAATCTGGAAAAACTTGCTATTTCTGTAGACTGTGGTGAATATGATGTTTCATAGTGCTGTAAATGTTTCTTCAGATAAATGGTCCCCAGCTTTGCAGATTCGTACAGTTCTGCTATcaatccaggctttgttaagTGCTCCCAATCCAGATGATCCACTAGCAAATGATGTAGCTGAGCAATGGAAGACCAATGAAGCCCAAGCCATAGAAACAGGTGATGTATcttctaacttttttttttccccccccctaGTTTTAGGAATGGCTTACTACTCACTGCCTGGGGTATGTAAAGCCTGACCTCTAGTTTTATGTCTGCAacttgaagaaagaaaaaattactgcatACAGTCATAGTCCAGGTGCCCTGAATGTGCCTGCAGTGGTCTATTTTTAAGTCTGCGAGGCTTGATAGAAGAAGACGCTCTCTTGATCTGTTTAGCCTTGAATTTTGATGGTCCTAATTTGCTAGTCTGTCTAATTTGGAGTTCTGGTAAAATGAAGGAGCATTCTACTGCTTGTCCTCTACAGCTTAAGGAATGGATTAACAGGTTCTGGAAAGTACATCTCTGATATTGCATCTGTTGCAGGCTGTAGTGGAATGGATGAGTTGCTATGTTATGCCTCTTCACTTTTGAATCTACTACTGTCAGACTACTTCGATAATATATAAAAGTTGACAGCTGCTGGAATTCAAAATGGCACTTAAAAATCTGAGAACTGATACATTTTGTGTGCTTTCAGCAGTGGTATCAAGGAGATCTTTAAGaatatgaatttaaaattactttaatcaAGCCTGAAAACTGCATCTTTTCTTAAatgtgtttctttctctttacaGCCAGAGCATGGACTAGGCTATATGCCATGAATAATATTTAAATGCGCTTTGAACATCAAGTGTGCATCACTTCTCCTGTTCTGCCAAgacctcttcctttttttgtttgcatttaatGGACACAGTCTTAGAAACATTACAGAATAAAAGCCCAGACATCTTCAGTCCTTTGGTGATTAAATGCACATTAGCAAATCTGTGTCTTGTCCTAATTCACTATTGTACCGCATGAGCAGAGGCTAGAAGTATCATCTGGATTGTTGTGAAATTGtttgaaagcagcagcacatctctgcttttaatcatttttcCCGTCATGGTTTAAGTATAAGCACTGTGAATGAAGGTAGGCAGGGTTAGCTGCggggctttttgttttaattttgtgggCTCCTCCTCCCTTTTTATGGTGATGCTAATTGCATTGGTAAAAGCAGCTAACCAGTTATATTTTAGAGTATACCCTCTAGCCCAGTCTAACTTAGACGCTGTAGATGGACAAGCTTCATTGTTTGAACAAAAAACGGGAACATTAAACATCTATCATCTTCACTAATACTTTAGTGATTCTGCTGTCAAGTGTAGAAAAATCCCTCCAAGAAAAAGCTTGTGACCATTTTGTATGGCTTGTCTGGAAAAATCTCCTGTAAATCTTATGttttagtaaaatattttttgttattctaCTTTGCCTTTGTATAgtttattttgctgtgttttcgTTTCTCTCTGACAATCGTATTTAAAAAAACTGAGTCCAGAATTGACAGTTTTTCTTCACCAGTCTGACAGATTTAACCGTAAAGAGGGGGAATTCACaagttttttgtgggtttttatttgtttttcttcatctgtttCCTGACTTTTTTTATTAGTTTGTGTTATGTGGGTGACCTTACCTGGCCAATTTATTATGAAATTGCATTTGGAGTGACTTTTAGAAACAAGTCTCTGATGGAACAGTTGTAACCTTAATTTTAGTAATGTGTTGATGTGTGTTTTCATGGACATAACCAGAATATGAATTAGGAGGTTGAGAGCAAACGACAGCACTAATTATGAGTATCTGCATAGCAGCATGGTTTTCTAACTTCTTTAATTCCTGCCCTCTGTTAACTTGAAATTCCAGTGTGTAGAACCACTGTTAGAGCCAGCCTATGTATTGACTGATGTCTGCTTAGCCACTTACAGCTAGCAACTCATACCGCTGGTTTTTCTCTACAAGCCTTATTAAGCTACTTGCTTGAGCAACTGGTCAGCTTAAATAGCAACAAAGCTTCTTTattggagagaaggaaaatgatgaaaaaatcccttctcatcCTTGTTTTTTGTGTATGCATCCTGTCTAGGAGTCCAGTATCTTTTCTGGGAACCCATCTAATTTCTTCCCTTTATTTCTTGTatctctgttctcttcctttccccaagCCCTCTCCCTCACAAAGCCAACCAACAAAAAAGCTTAAAAGCTTTTGGCAAGGCCAACCTGAAATGCATAAATGACGGCTTGTAGTGGTTGCAGTAGGGAGTGTTTTGTCATGCAATTCAGGGGCATGGTTATGTATTCTGTTGGTATTCTCCCTCTTTCATCTCTTCTTCCTCTAGTATCATCTGAAATTTCTATAGAATGTGGTGTATTTATTGTGCTCTTATGTAAGATGAAGAATATCTATTAAAACTATGTTTTCCAACAGACAGTGCTTTCAGTGGTTAGTAACTGCTATTGTCCCTCAAAGTTCTCTCCAAGATGGTTGAGGAATGGTTCAGAATTCAACTTTTTCACCAAACTGAGTCATGAAAAACCTGTTTTAAAGATACTTTCTGTGTTGAATGTAAGCCAAAGTTGGTCCAGGGCTTGTAGCATGTTCTTCAGAGTAGGTAAGCACCATTAACCCTCTCTTCTTACAAATGTCTgtttggggctggctgggctATGTTGTGGATCTGCTACTAGCATAGACAACTTCTGTAGCAGGCAGCGAAGAATAACTGAGCTGTGCTGTAGACTCTGGATTCACTTCACCTACCTCTTAATGCTTAATCTTACACTACATATGCAGCTTTCCTCAGCTCTGTCTCTAGTCCAAGGGCTGGTGGCACCCCAGAGGGCAGTCAGACCCACCTAAGCATCCTGTCCGAGAGTGGCTTTCCCTCCTTTCAGTAGAGAAACAAGACCTGAGCTGGCACCTAAACAGTTTTATCTTCATAGGCGGAATGAATCCGGACCCAGATAATGTATATTAAATAAtacttattttacttttaaaccTCTTTTAAGAGCCCTGTATAAAGTCAAACTGGGAATTTAATTCCAGCTTATGCCAAGGAATGTGTGACAGGCTAAATTCTTTGAAACCAGTAAGATATAAGCTTTTCCTCAGTTAAGCAGGTATATATTCCCAGTTGCTATGTGAAACTCAGTTATTTCACTTACACCTACCATTGCAGCTGATAAGCCAATGCAGCTGTCTTTTAGGGAATGTTAGTTTTATCTCTATTTTTAGTACATGTCTATTGGATCAATTGACAGTAACttcaaaataaatgaatttcCTCTACCATTACTGGTGCTATGTGTCAAATGTCCTAAGATCCTGAGCAAGAGTGATGACATTGCATTTTATGTGTCAGTGTTTGGCTAGTAACTGTGCAGCTGTTGAGCTTGGGTTATCCCATGGGCTCTGTAACCACACATACAAAACACTTTTGCAGTAGTTTTCTGTAGGTCAAGAGAAGAAGATTTTTGGTTCTGCATAAATATTCAGTGGTGGTCTCTTCATATGTAGCCATGTTCTGTCACGGATATGAAGTGTATGATTATTGGGAACTGATGGAACAGGTTTTTTGTACCTTAGCTGACTTTAGTCTAAACCAAGTGAAACATTGCTTTGATAGCTTTCAAGTAATTGTATTTCTAACACATTTGAGACTATTGTGGAACATCTTAATGGACTAGTGACATCAAAAATTGTGACATCTCTATTTATATACATTTCTTCTTGGGTTGGGTTtttcggttttttttttttttttttttttttttttttttttttttttttttgagggttaAAGTAAAATGTCTGGTAGGTTTTGTCAATAACATGTCTTGACTGTAATGTGATATGACtctgaaataaaaggaagagtGATTATTCATTACTTAGGCACTGAGCTTCATTTAACTGCAGTGGGCTGCCATCAGTGTGCAATGAGTTTCCTAAGAGTTCTTAACATCTGGTAAAATAGGAAAGATAACCTTTAACTTTTATAACTTTTCAACTGCTTGTGGCTTCCCCCCACACTGTAGAGAGAAGAGCAGCACTTCTCTTCTGTCCTAGAAGTCCTCAGAGGAGACTGTTCAGAGGATGTGTTGAGTCCCTCCCCTGCTTCCctcccttttttgtttggttttgttttgttttgctttgtttaggagtatgtggggttttttgcctgCCTGTTCAAATGTGTCTGGTTTAGTACAAGGCTTTCCTACTTACTTGCAAGCTTGGACAGTTTCTAGTGCAATCAAATTGATAAATGTATTGAGCTTTGCTGAACTGTTGCATTATGAGCATGGCACAAGGTTAATAATCACATGCCTGCTGGGGTGGAGTTTGTTCAGTTTATTGCAGCCTTTTCTGTGGAAGTGTGCAGgataattttaaagcaaatatttaattatgtT from Haemorhous mexicanus isolate bHaeMex1 chromosome 5, bHaeMex1.pri, whole genome shotgun sequence encodes:
- the UBE2N gene encoding ubiquitin-conjugating enzyme E2 N, which encodes MAGLPRRIIKETQRLLAEPVPGIKAEPDESNARYFHVVIAGPQDSPFEGGTFKLELFLPEEYPMAAPKVRFMTKIYHPNVDKLGRICLDILKDKWSPALQIRTVLLSIQALLSAPNPDDPLANDVAEQWKTNEAQAIETARAWTRLYAMNNI